One Vigna unguiculata cultivar IT97K-499-35 chromosome 11, ASM411807v1, whole genome shotgun sequence DNA window includes the following coding sequences:
- the LOC114169428 gene encoding putative disease resistance protein At3g14460 — protein sequence MEASSFDMIGPLVSHTPLECLRIDSCPGMNLPINHYYHLLVELRIIHGCDSLTIFPLDLFPKLRMLELYKCRNLQRILQGHPHNHLNSLIIEKCSQFESFPNEGLFAPQLLRIFIMGSEKLKSMPKRMCAHLPSLDHMIIDDCPGVELCEGCLPSNLKELRIFNCSKFVASLKEALSVNPSLQVLKISSEDIEYFPDEGLLPLSLTKIEIHDCPMLKKLDYRGLCHLSSLRELIILSCPILQSLPEEGLPESISDLEILDSPLLQQLYKKQEGEDWEKIAHIEYICVQGGIPWNC from the coding sequence ATGGAGGCATCTTCATTTGATATGATAGGGCCCCTCGTATCTCATACTCCTTTAGAATGCTTGCGTATTGATTCTTGTCCGGGGATGAATCTTCCCATAAACCATTACTACCATTTGCTTGTAGAGTTGCGAATCATTCATGGTTGTGACTCTTTGACGATCTTTCCCCTAGATTTGTTCCCAAAACTACGCATGCTTGAACTATACAAGTGTCGTAACCTACAAAGGATATTACAGGGGCACCCTCATAATCATTTGAACAGTCTGATAATTGAAAAATGCTCTCAATTTGAATCGTTTCCCAATGAAGGTTTATTTGCACCGCAACTGTtgagaatttttattatgggatCAGAGAAATTGAAATCAATGCCTAAGCGCATGTGCGCCCACCTTCCATCTCTTGATCATATGATCATAGACGATTGTCCAGGAGTGGAGTTGTGTGAGGGATGTTTGCCATCAAATCTAAAGGAATTGCGTATCTTCAATTGTTCCAAATTTGTTGCCTCACTGAAAGAAGCTTTGTCAGTCAATCCCTCTCTACAAGTCTTGAAGATTTCAAGTGAAGATATTGAGTATTTTCCAGACGAAGGTTTGCTCCCGCTCTCTCTTACTAAAATAGAGATTCATGATTGTCCAATGCTTAAGAAACTGGACTATAGAGGTCTGTGTCACCTCTCCTCTCTTCGGGAATTGATTATTCTGAGTTGTCCTATACTCCAATCCTTGCCCGAGGAGGGTCTACCCGAATCCATTTCAGATCTCGAAATTTTAGACAGTCCGTTGCTCCAACAACTCTACAAGAAACAAGAAGGTGAAGACTGGGAAAAGATTGCGCACATTGAATACATATGTGTTCAAGGAGGAATACCGTGGAACTGCTGA
- the LOC114168654 gene encoding putative disease resistance protein At3g14460, whose protein sequence is MPVLETLGGALFGAVLQVLFHKLDSHQVLDYFRGRKLNEKLLKNLRRKLVSINAVVDHAEQKKFRNAYVKTWLDDVRDVLLDTEDLLDEIHYEFLKSESELEYQSSAIKVRSFECKLKEVLDDLEFLLNQKDDLGLKNVCGVVSELGNKLLEGKNESSSLVVEDIIYGRDEDKEIILNWLTSDNGNRNHLSILAIVGMGGMGKTTLAQHVYNDPKMKEVGFDEKAWVCVSDEFDVLKVSKAIIGAFTKSRDDSEDIEMVHGKLKEKLTGRKFLLVLDDVWNEDRNQWKTLQTPLRYGAKGSKVLVTTRSNKVASIMQSSSVHQLKQLQKYYSWQVFAKHALQDDNSTLSCELEEIGTKIVEKCKGMPLALETLGCLLRTKSSVSEWEGVLTSEIWDLSIEDSKIIPALLLSYYHLPSHLKRCFAYCALFPKDHKFDRETLIQLWMAESFLQCSRQSKCAEEVGEQYFNDLLSRSFFQQSINDNETCFVMHDLHNDLAKYVCGEICFRLGVDRAERVPKTTRHFSTVIDPVQDRKSLCDAKGLRTFISFSADCEISIQELVSNFKFLRVLSLSCYKVKEVSDIIGNLIHLRSLDLSNTGIKKLPDSTCSLCNLQVLKLNNCFNLQELPSSLHKLTNLRRFELVGTTLRKAPILLGKLKNLQVWMGRFDVGKNSQFGIQLGELDLYGQLSIRNLENIMNPYDALAADLKNKTHLVALYLEWSLRRNNEDSIKEREVLENLQPSRHLKHLLIDGYGGTHFPRWLSDNSLSNVESLTLNNCRYCQRLPSLGLLTFLKHLTIRGLDWLVRIDADFYGNSCSAFASLETLSFIDMKEWEEWECMTGAFLSLQHLSVTNCPKLKGHLPEQLSHLKILTIDQCEQIEASIPKGVEIEDVKMEASSFDMIGPLVFDTPLESLSIYSCPGINMPLNHWYSLLVELDISESCDSLTNFPLDIFPKLCDLCLNECHNLQMISQGHPHSHLKSLTIQNCYKFESFPCEGLFATQLESFCIEELDRLKSMPRFMSVLLPSLNYLSIRDCPGVEFSDGCLPSNLKEMRLFNCSKLVASLKGVWGTNPSLKSLYIREVDVEFFQSEGFLPLSLTNLEIYDCPNLKKLDYEALSPLSSLEKLDIVNCPSLHCLPEEGLPKSILELGIKSCPLLKQRCKKEEGEDWAKIAHIKTIWVDFEQVNIEDEARVGKY, encoded by the coding sequence ATGCCGGTCCTAGAAACACTTGGTGGTGCTCTTTTTGGTGCTGTACTTCAGGTGCTATTTCACAAGCTGGATTCTCATCAAGTTTTGGACTATTTTCGTGGGAGAAAACTCAATGAGAAGCTGCTGAAAAATTTGAGGAGGAAGTTGGTGTCCATCAATGCGGTGGTTGATCATGCAGAACAAAAGAAGTTCAGAAATGCATATGTTAAAACGTGGCTTGATGACGTCAGAGACGTGTTGCTTGACACAGAGGATCTGCTTGATGAAATACACTATGAATTCTTGAAAAGTGAGTCAGAACTTGAATACCAGAGCAGTGCTATCAAGGTACGCAGTTTTGAATGCAAGCTCAAAGAAGTCCTTGATGACcttgaatttcttttaaacCAAAAGGATGATTTAGGTCTGAAAAATGTATGTGGTGTCGTATCCGAATTGGGTAATAAACTGTTAGAGGGAAAAAATGAATCCTCATCGTTAGTGGTTGAAGATATTATTTATGGAAGAGATGAGGACAAAGAAATTATCCTTAATTGGCTGACTTCAGATAATGGCAATCGTAACCATCTGTCAATACTTGCTATTGTGGGTATGGGTGGGATGGGTAAGACCACACTTGCCCAACATGTATACAATGACCCAAAGATGAAGGAAGTTGGATTTGATGAAAAAGCTTGGGTTTGTGTTTCTGatgaatttgatgttttgaaaGTATCAAAAGCCATTATTGGGGCTTTCACAAAATCAAGAGATGACAGTGAAGACATAGAAATGGTTCAtggaaaattgaaagaaaaattgacaGGAAGGAAGTTTCTTTTGGTTCTGGATGATGTTTGGAACGAAGACAGAAACCAATGGAAAACATTGCAAACACCTCTTCGATATGGAGCTAAAGGAAGTAAAGTTCTTGTCACAACACGCAGTAACAAAGTGGCTTCTATCATGCAGTCAAGCTCCGTACACCAACTAAAgcaattacaaaaatattacagTTGGCAAGTATTTGCTAAACATGCATTGCAAGATGATAACTCTACGTTGAGTTGTGAGTTGGAAGAGATTGGTACGAAGATAGTTGAGAAGTGCAAAGGAATGCCTCTAGCCCTTGAAACACTGGGATGTCTTTTACGCACAAAGTCTTCTGTTTCAGAGTGGGAAGGTGTATTGACAAGCGAGATATGGGACTTATCCATAGAAGATAGTAAAATCATCCCTGCTTTGTTGTTGAGTTATTACCATCTTCCTTCTCATCTCAAGAGATGTTTCGCTTACTGTGCGTTATTTCCCAAAGACCATAAGTTTGACAGGGAGACCTTAATTCAATTATGGATGGCCGAGAGTTTTCTACAATGCTCTCGGCAAAGCAAGTGTGCAGAAGAAGTAGGTGAACAGTACTTCAATGATTTGTTATCAAGGTCATTCTTTCAACAATCAATTAATGACAATGAAACATGTTTTGTCATGCACGACCTTCATAATGATTTGGCAAAATATGTTTGTGGTGAAATCTGCTTCAGGTTGGGAGTTGATAGAGCAGAAAGAGTGCCAAAGACAACCCGTCACTTTTCAACTGTAATCGATCCTGTTCAAGATCGTAAGAGTTTATGTGATGCTAAAGGGCTACGAACGTTTATATCCTTTTCGGCGGATTGTGAGATATCAATACAAGAGTTGGTCTCAAACTTTAAGTTCTTAAGGGTCTTGTCTTTATCTTGCTATAAAGTAAAAGAGGTGTCTGACATCATAGGCAATCTTATACATCTTCGTTCATTAGACCTTTCAAACACAGGCATAAAGAAACTTCCTGACTCAACCTGTTCACTCTGTAACTTGCAAGTATTGAAGCTGAACAATTGTTTCAATTTGCAGGAGTTGCCATCGAGTTTGCATAAACTCACCAATTTGCGCCGCTTTGAACTTGTGGGAACTACTTTAAGAAAAGCTCCAATTCTTTTAGGAAAATTGAAGAATCTTCAAGTATGGATGGGTAGGTTTGATGTTGGCAAAAACAGTCAATTTGGTATTCAATTAGGAGAACTTGATCTTTATGGACAGTTGTCTATTAGAAATCTTGAAAATATTATGAATCCCTATGATGCATTGGCAGCAGATTTGAAGAATAAAACACATCTTGTGGCGCTATATTTAGAATGGAGTTTGAGGCGGAACAATGAGGAttcaataaaagaaagagaagtacTTGAGAATCTGCAACCTTCGAGACATTTGAAGCATTTGTTAATCGATGGCTATGGTGGCACACATTTTCCACGTTGGTTATCTGATAATTCTCTATCAAATGTGGAGTCCTTAACCTTGAATAACTGCAGATACTGTCAACGGTTGCCTTCCCTTGGACTGTTGACATTTCTCAAGCACTTGACAATCCGTGGCCTTGATTGGTTAGTGAGGATAGATGCTGATTTCTACGGAAATAGTTGTTCTGCATTTGCATCCTTGGAAACGTTGAGCTTTATTGATATGAAGGAATGGGAAGAATGGGAATGCATGACGGGTGCTTTTCTAAGTCTTCAACATCTTTCTGTGACGAACTGTCCCAAATTGAAAGGGCACTTGCCAGAGCAACTTTCTCATTTAAAGATACTAACTATTGATCAATGCGAACAAATTGAGGCTTCGATCCCCAAGGGTGTAGAAATTGAAGATGTGAAGATGGAGGCTTCTTCATTTGATATGATAGGGCCCCTAGTATTTGATACTCCTCTTGAATCCTTAAGTATTTATTCTTGTCCGGGCATAAACATGCCCTTAAACCATTGGTACTCTTTGCTTGTAGAATTGGATATCAGTGAAAGCTGTGACTCTCTCACGAACTTCCCTCTAGACATTTTTCCAAAACTTTGCGACCTTTGTTTAAACGAGTGTCATAACCTACAGATGATATCGCAGGGGCACCCTCATAGTCATTTGAAGAGTCTGACAATTCAAAACTGCTATAAATTTGAATCATTTCCCTGTGAAGGATTATTTGCAACGCAGCTAGAGAGCTTTTGTATTGAAGAATTAGACAGATTGAAATCAATGCCGAGATTCATGTCTGTGCTCCTTCCATCTCTTAATTATTTGTCCATACGTGATTGTCCAGGAGTGGAGTTCTCTGACGGATGTTTGCCATCAAATCTAAAAGAAATGCGTCTCTTCAACTGCTCCAAACTTGTTGCCTCACTAAAGGGTGTTTGGGGAACCAACCCTTCTCTAAAATCCTTGTATATTCGTGAAGTGGATGTGGAGTTTTTTCAGAGTGAAGGTTTTCTCCCACTTTCTCTTACTAATTTGGAGATATATGATTGCCCAAATCTTAAGAAACTCGACTACGAGGCTCTCTCTCCCCTCTCTTCTCTTGAGAAATTGGATATTGTGAATTGCCCCAGCCTCCATTGCTTGCCAGAGGAAGGTTTGCCCAAATCCATTTTAGAACTCGGAATCAAAAGTTGTCCGTTGCTCAAACAGCGgtgcaagaaagaagaaggTGAAGACTGGGCAAAGATTGCTCATATTAAAACCATATGGGTTGATTTTGAACAAGTAAACATAGAAGACGAAGCACGAGTTGGAAAATACTAA
- the LOC114169580 gene encoding putative disease resistance RPP13-like protein 1, giving the protein MARAFGLLRLFEKLNSVQILGYFRGRDFHEKLLKKLKRKLMNINAVIDDAEQKQLSNSLVKKWLDEARGVLYDAEDLLEKIDYELSKSELKSGFQTSESKERSFESKMREVLDDLDSLSNQQIVKDFKISSGDISGLGNEVLEKKVESSSLVAEDHVMYGRDEDKEVIFSWLTSDTNGNKLSILSIVGMGGVGKTTLAQHVYNDPKTKEAKFDEKAWVCVSDEFDVFTMSKAIIEALSKSKYDTGDLEMVHGKLKEKLSGRKFLLVLDDVWIVDPNQWKALQTPLTCGAMGSKILVTTRGNVVASILQSDYIHQLKQLNEDHSWQAFGKHAFQDGNSKLNSELKEIGKKIVGKCAGLPLALQMVGCLLQSKSSVSEWEAVLRSSIWDLTIEEDSTIFPVLLLSYYHLPSHLKRCFVYCALFPKNYEFDKESLILLWMAQNFLQYSQQSQSPEEVGEQYFNDLLSRSFFQQIIRYNKTYFVMHDLLNDLAIYMSGEMCYRLGVDRVETLSKKTRHFLIVRGSKYSTNLHDAKGLRTFISCRWHRYMSIQEVISNFKSLRVLSLHLCFEVPDTIGDLTHLRILDLSHTYIERLPDSICSLRNLQVLKLNDCTCLKELPSTLHELTDLCRLELMETTLTKAPLLLGKLNNLQIWMNSFDFSIQELRELDLHGELSIKNLENILNPGDALAVDFKNKTHLVRLHLEWNLMQNNEDLTKEREVLENLQPSCHLKELSMDGYSGTRFPHWLSDNSLSNVVSLTLKRCKQCLWLPSLGLLTFLKHLTIDGLDLIGRIDADFYANSSSAFASLETLSFTDMKEWEEWQCMTGAFSNLQSLTVKNCPKLRGNLPEQISHLKELTIEQCQQLVASIQDVKMEQSSVDVIRSVVSDTPFKFLSITFCPGMTIPIYQTYHFLLELRIIHGCDSLTTFPLDLFPKLCKLELGECRNLQMISQEHPHIHLKFLKIEKCYEFESFPNEGLFAPELKRFQILGLEKLKSMPKRMSALLPSLNDMLISNCPEVELSDRSLPSNLKCMSLWSCSKLVASLKGAWGTEPSL; this is encoded by the exons ATGGCTAGAGCTTTTGGCTTATTG AGGCTATTTGAGAAGCTGAATTCTGTTCAAATTCTGGGCTACTTTCGTGGGAGAGATTTCCATGAGAAGCTACTGAAGAAATTAAAGAGGAAGCTGATGAACATCAATGCTGTGATAGATGATGCAGAACAAAAACAGTTAAGTAATTCATTGGTTAAAAAATGGCTTGATGAGGCTAGAGGGGTGTTGTATGATGCAGAGGATCTGTTGGAGAAAATAGATTACGAACTCTCCAAAAGTGAGTTGAAATCTGGCTTCCAGACCAGTGAAAGCAAGGAACGCAGTTTTGAATCCAAGATGAGAGAAGTCCTAGATGATCTAGATTCTCTCTCAAACCAACAGATTGttaaagatttcaaaatttctaGTGGTGATATATCTGGGTTGGGTAATGAAGTGTTGGAGAAAAAAGTTGAATCCTCATCCTTGGTGGCTGAAGATCATGTTATGTATGGCAGAGATGAGGACAAAGAAGTGATCTTTAGTTGGCTGACATCTGACACTAATGGTAATAAACTGTCAATACTTTCTATTGTGGGTATGGGCGGGGTGGGTAAGACCACACTTGCTCAACATGTATACAATGACCCAAAGACGAAGGAAGctaaatttgatgaaaaagcTTGGGTTTGCGTTTCGgatgaatttgatgtttttacAATGTCCAAAGCAATTATCGAGGCTTTGTCTAAATCAAAATATGATACAGGAGACTTAGAAATGGTTCAtggaaaattgaaagaaaagttGTCAGGAAGAAAGTTTCTTCTAGTTCTGGATGATGTTTGGATCGTAGACCCAAACCAATGGAAAGCATTGCAAACTCCTCTTACGTGTGGAGCTATGGGAAGTAAAATTCTTGTCACAACACGCGGTAACGTAGTTGCTTCTATCCTGCAGTCAGATTACATACACCAACTAAAGCAATTAAATGAAGATCACAGTTGGCAAGCTTTTGGTAAACATGCATTCCAAGATGGAAACTCTAAGTTGAATTCTGAGTTGAAAGAGATTGGCAAGAAGATAGTTGGAAAGTGCGCAGGATTGCCTCTAGCCCTTCAAATGGTAGGATGTCTTTTACAGTCAAAGTCATCTGTTTCAGAGTGGGAAGCTGTATTGAGAAGCTCCATATGGGACTTAACGATAGAAGAAGATAGTACAATCTTTCCCGTTTTGTTGTTGAGCTATTACCATCTTCCTTCCCATCTCAAGAGATGTTTTGTTTATTGTGCATTGTTCCCCAAAAACTATGAGTTTGATAAGGAGAGCTTAATTCTCTTGTGGATGGCTCAAAATTTTCTACAGTACTCTCAACAAAGTCAGTCTCCAGAAGAAGTAGGTGAACAGTACTTCAATGATCTGTTATCAAGGTCATTCTTTCAACAAATAATTAGGTACAACAAAACATATTTTGTCATGCACGACCTTCTCAATGATTTAGCAATATATATGTCTGGTGAAATGTGCTACAGATTAGGTGTTGATAGAGTAGAAACACTATCAAAGAAAACCCGTCACTTTTTAATTGTAAGAGGTTCTAAATATTCTACGAATTTACATGATGCTAAAGGGTTACGGACATTTATATCTTGTCGGTGGCACCGTTATATGTCAATACAAGAGGTTATCTCTAACTTTAAGTCATTACGAGTCTTATCATTGCATCTGTGTTTTGAGGTGCCTGACACTATTGGCGATCTTACACATCTCCGTATATTAGACCTTTCACATACGTACATAGAGAGACTTCCCGACTCAATATGTTCACTGCGTAACTTGCAAGTGTTGAAGCTGAACGATTGTACCTGTTTGAAGGAGTTGCCCTCGACTTTGCATGAGCTCACCGATTTGTGCCGCCTTGAACTTATGGAAACTACTTTAACAAAGGCTCCACTGCTTTTAGGAAAGTTGAACAATCTTCAAATATGGATGAATAGTTTTGATTTCAGTATTCAAGAACTACGAGAACTTGATCTTCATGGAGAGCTGTCAATTAAAAATCTTGAAAATATCCTAAATCCCGGTGATGCATTGGCAGTGGATTTCAAGAATAAAACACATCTCGTGAGGCTACATTTAGAATGGAATTTAATGCAAAACAATGAGGATTTAACGAAAGAAAGAGAAGTACTTGAAAATCTGCAACCTTCTTGCCATTTGAAGGAGTTGTCAATGGATGGCTATAGTGGCACACGATTTCCCCATTGGTTATCTGATAATTCTCTATCGAATGTGGTGTCCTTAACCTTGAAGCGCTGTAAACAATGTCTGTGGTTGCCTTCCCTTGGACTTTTGACGTTTCTAAAGCACTTGACAATTGACGGCCTTGATTTGATAGGAAGGATAGATGCTGATTTCTATGCAAATAGCTCTTCTGCATTTGCATCCTTGGAAACATTGAGCTTTACTGATATGAAGGAATGGGAAGAATGGCAATGCATGACGGGTGCTTTTTCGAATCTTCAAAGTCTTACGGTGAAGAATTGTCCCAAGCTGAGAGGGAACTTGCCAGAGCAAATTTCTCATTTAAAGGAGCTAACTATTGAACAATGCCAACAACTTGTGGCTTCAATTCAAGATGTGAAGATGGAGCAATCTTCAGTTGATGTGATTAGGTCAGTGGTATCTGATACACCTTTTAAATTCTTGAGTATTACTTTTTGTCCTGGGATGACTATTCCCATATACCAAACCTACCATTTCCTTCTAGAATTGCGTATCATTCATGGCTGTGACTCTCTCACGACCTTCCCTCTAGATTTGTTCCCGAAACTGTGCAAGCTCGAGTTGGGCGAGTGTCGTAACCTACAAATGATATCGCAGGAGCACCCTCATATTCATTTGAAGTttctgaaaattgaaaaatgctATGAATTTGAATCATTTCCCAATGAAGGACTATTTGCACCTGAGCTAAAGAGATTTCAGATTTTGGGATTGGAGAAATTGAAATCAATGCCCAAACGAATGTCTGCTTTACTTCCGTCTCTTAATGACATGTTGATATCTAACTGTCCAGAAGTAGAGTTGTCAGACAGAAGTTTGCCATCAAATCTAAAATGCATGAGTCTCTGGAGTTGCTCCAAACTTGTTGCATCACTAAAGGGGGCATGGGGAACTGAACCTTCCCTATGA